From the Salmo trutta chromosome 2, fSalTru1.1, whole genome shotgun sequence genome, one window contains:
- the LOC115148584 gene encoding dickkopf-related protein 3-like has protein sequence MMSTRILWLLSLWLCMPLAQGRIWAWMLNMPHSPPKKGPMALMDSTPPVNTKGSTGVCDHDRACGRSFSCDRHFGLCFPLRGEGQYCRRDAQCVRGLSCMFGKCHRRISEGQEGARCKVDRDCGESMCCARRHGEQLCKRRLLRDESCFVPEGGLTFSINQICPCDEGLLCRGTVEPKWREKEFVYHPDTTSWTCQAPKP, from the exons ATGATGTCAACCAGGATTCTGTGGCTcctgtctctctggctgtgtaTGCCCTTGGCCCAGGGCCGTATCTGGGCCTGGATGCTCAACATGCCCCACAGTCCCCCCAAGAAAGGACCCATGGCTCTCATGGACAGCACCCCTCCAGTCAACACCAAAGGATCCACG GGTGTGTGTGACCATGACCGCGCCTGTGGTCGAAGCTTCTCCTGCGACCGTCACTTTGGCCTGTGTTTTCCTCTCCGTGGGGAGGGCCAGTACTGCAGGAGGGATGCCCAGTGTGTCCGAGGACTCAGCTGCATGTTTGGGAAGTGCCACCGTCGTATTTCTGAGGGACAAGAGG GTGCTAGGTGTAAAGTAGACAGGGACTGTGGCGAGTCTATGTGCTGTGCCCGTCGTCACGGTGAGCAGTTGTGTAAGCGGCGTCTGTTGCGAGATGAGAGCTGCTTCGTTCCCGAAGGCGGCCTAACGTTCAGCATCAACCAGATCTGTCCATGTGATGAAGGCCTGCTGTGTCGTGGCACTGTCGAGCCCAAATGGAGAGA GAAGGAGTTTGTCTACCACCCTGACACTACAAGTTGGACTTGTCAAGCCCCAAAGCCTTGA